A stretch of Mesorhizobium sp. M2A.F.Ca.ET.046.03.2.1 DNA encodes these proteins:
- a CDS encoding aspartate aminotransferase family protein, translating to MDNETFRDWSRRVADWGVDYRAGLRDRPVRPAIAPGEIFRSIEASPPETAEPMERIFADFEEKIVPGMTHWQHPRFFAYFPANAAPVSVVAEYLVSAMAAQCMLWQTSPAATELETRIVDWMRQALGLPEGLSGVIQDSASSATLAAVLTMRERALDWQGNKKGLAGQGKLRVYSSDQVHTSIDRAIWVSGIGEENLVRIPVSGRFRAMDPAALEAAIVADRAAGLLPAGIIACVGGTSIGGTDDIAAVAAVAERHGLYLHVDAAWAGSAMICPEYRHFWAGVEGADSIVFNPHKWLGAQFDCSIQFIRQPEDLVRTLAIKPEFLKTLGHDGIINYSEWSVPLGRRFRALKLWFLLRAYGLEGLRAMIRNHVAWSEGLAARLAREVDFELVSEPMLSLFSFRHKAPSGTNPDEHNLRLVNAINTDGRIYLTQTRVEGRVAIRFQAGQFESTAADVAAAFDVITEIARRPS from the coding sequence ATGGACAACGAGACATTCCGCGACTGGTCGAGGCGGGTGGCCGACTGGGGCGTCGATTACCGCGCCGGCCTGCGCGACCGTCCGGTGCGGCCGGCAATCGCGCCGGGCGAGATCTTCCGGAGCATCGAGGCTTCGCCGCCCGAAACGGCCGAACCGATGGAAAGGATCTTCGCCGATTTCGAAGAAAAGATCGTGCCGGGCATGACGCATTGGCAGCATCCGCGCTTCTTCGCCTATTTCCCCGCCAATGCGGCGCCGGTCTCGGTCGTGGCGGAGTATCTGGTCTCGGCGATGGCCGCGCAATGCATGCTGTGGCAGACCTCGCCGGCGGCGACCGAGCTCGAGACGCGCATCGTCGACTGGATGCGCCAAGCGCTTGGCCTACCCGAGGGCCTTTCCGGCGTCATCCAGGATTCAGCCTCGTCGGCGACGCTTGCGGCGGTGCTCACCATGCGCGAGCGGGCGCTCGACTGGCAGGGCAACAAAAAGGGGCTGGCCGGGCAGGGCAAGCTGCGCGTCTATTCCTCCGACCAGGTCCATACCTCGATCGACCGCGCCATCTGGGTCTCAGGCATCGGCGAGGAGAACCTCGTCCGCATCCCGGTCTCAGGACGTTTTCGCGCCATGGATCCGGCCGCGCTTGAGGCCGCAATCGTCGCCGATCGCGCGGCCGGCTTGCTGCCCGCAGGCATCATCGCTTGCGTCGGCGGCACCAGCATTGGCGGCACCGACGACATAGCCGCGGTGGCCGCGGTCGCGGAGCGGCACGGGCTTTACCTGCATGTCGACGCCGCCTGGGCCGGATCGGCGATGATCTGCCCGGAATACCGGCATTTCTGGGCAGGCGTCGAAGGCGCCGATTCCATCGTCTTCAATCCGCATAAGTGGCTCGGTGCGCAGTTCGACTGCTCGATCCAGTTTATTCGCCAGCCGGAAGACCTGGTGCGCACGCTGGCCATAAAGCCGGAGTTTTTGAAGACGTTGGGGCACGACGGCATCATCAACTATTCGGAATGGTCGGTGCCGCTCGGGCGTCGTTTCCGCGCGCTGAAACTCTGGTTCCTGCTGCGGGCCTATGGCCTCGAGGGCTTGCGCGCCATGATTCGCAATCATGTCGCCTGGAGCGAAGGACTGGCAGCGCGGCTCGCCAGGGAAGTGGATTTCGAGCTCGTCAGCGAGCCGATGCTGTCGCTGTTCTCATTCCGGCACAAAGCGCCATCGGGTACCAATCCGGACGAGCACAATCTGCGCTTGGTCAACGCCATCAACACCGACGGCCGCATTTACCTGACGCAAACGCGGGTGGAGGGGCGCGTGGCGATCCGCTTTCAGGCGGGGCAGTTCGAGTCGACGGCGGCCGATGTTGCCGCCGCGTTCGACGTCATAACCGAGATTGCCCGCCGCCCGTCCTGA
- a CDS encoding DeoR/GlpR family DNA-binding transcription regulator: MFLSPRHAEIIQMAKDHGRVLVEDLATHFNVTPQTIRKDLNDLCDQRLLTRIHGGALFPSGIENMEYEARRKIAADEKEAIGGAAARLIPDNASLFINIGTTTEAVSKALLDHNGLMVITNNINVANRMRIYPTIEVVIAGGVVRGSDGGVVGEAAVDFIRQFKVDYAVIGASAIDHDGALLDFDFREVKVAQAIIANARHVILVSDRTKFERTAPVRIGHLSQVNTFITDRCDIPSIRRICEETEVRLIETALE, translated from the coding sequence ATGTTTCTTTCGCCACGCCACGCCGAAATCATCCAGATGGCGAAAGACCACGGCCGGGTTCTGGTCGAGGATCTGGCGACGCATTTCAATGTGACGCCGCAGACCATCCGCAAGGACCTCAACGATCTGTGCGATCAGCGGCTGCTCACCCGCATCCATGGCGGCGCGCTGTTCCCGTCCGGCATCGAGAACATGGAATACGAGGCGCGGCGCAAGATCGCGGCCGACGAGAAGGAGGCGATCGGCGGCGCGGCGGCGCGGTTGATCCCGGACAATGCTTCGCTGTTCATCAATATCGGCACCACCACCGAGGCAGTCAGCAAGGCGCTTCTCGACCATAACGGGCTGATGGTCATCACCAATAACATCAATGTTGCCAATAGGATGCGCATCTATCCTACGATCGAGGTGGTGATCGCCGGCGGCGTGGTGCGCGGTTCCGACGGTGGTGTCGTCGGCGAAGCGGCCGTCGATTTCATCCGCCAGTTCAAAGTCGATTATGCCGTCATCGGCGCCTCGGCCATCGATCATGATGGCGCGCTGCTCGACTTCGATTTCCGCGAGGTGAAGGTGGCGCAGGCGATCATAGCCAATGCGCGCCACGTCATCCTGGTCTCCGACCGGACCAAGTTCGAGCGCACGGCGCCGGTCCGGATCGGCCACCTTTCGCAGGTGAATACCTTCATCACCGATCGTTGCGACATCCCCTCGATTCGCCGGATTTGCGAGGAGACCGAGGTCCGGCTGATCGAGACGGCGCTCGAATAG
- a CDS encoding sugar ABC transporter permease — protein sequence MDKTWNNKAWFLVLPVLVLVAFSAVIPLMTVVNYSGQDTFGNNVFFWAGTEWFEELLHSDRFWEAMVRNLIFSFIILAIEVPLGIFIALNMPKKGWGVPVCLVLMALPLLIPWNVVGTIWQVFGRNDIGLLGYYVNALGFNYNYVQDPFDAWVTVIIMDVWHWTSLVVLLCYAGLVSIPDAFYQAAKIDGASRWAVFRYIQLPKMQRVLLIAVLLRFMDSFMIYTEPFVVTGGGPGNSTTFLSIDLVKTALGQFDLGPAAAMSLVYFLIILLLSWVFYTVMTNYDAER from the coding sequence ATGGACAAAACCTGGAACAACAAGGCCTGGTTCCTTGTCCTGCCGGTTCTGGTGCTGGTGGCCTTCTCGGCCGTCATCCCGCTGATGACCGTGGTCAATTATTCGGGGCAGGACACGTTCGGCAACAACGTCTTCTTCTGGGCCGGCACCGAATGGTTCGAGGAGTTGCTGCACTCCGACCGGTTCTGGGAAGCGATGGTGCGCAACCTGATCTTCTCCTTCATCATCCTGGCGATCGAAGTGCCGCTCGGCATCTTCATCGCGCTCAACATGCCGAAGAAGGGCTGGGGCGTGCCGGTCTGCCTGGTGCTGATGGCGCTGCCGCTGTTGATCCCGTGGAACGTCGTCGGCACGATCTGGCAGGTGTTCGGCCGCAACGACATCGGCCTTCTCGGCTATTACGTCAATGCGCTGGGCTTCAACTACAATTATGTGCAGGACCCGTTCGACGCCTGGGTCACGGTCATCATCATGGATGTCTGGCACTGGACGAGCCTGGTCGTGCTGCTCTGCTATGCCGGTCTGGTCTCCATTCCGGATGCCTTCTACCAGGCGGCCAAGATCGACGGCGCCTCGCGCTGGGCGGTGTTCCGCTACATCCAGCTGCCGAAGATGCAGCGCGTGCTCCTGATCGCCGTACTGTTGCGCTTCATGGACTCGTTCATGATCTACACCGAGCCCTTCGTCGTCACCGGCGGCGGTCCCGGCAATTCGACGACCTTCCTGTCGATCGACCTCGTCAAGACGGCGCTCGGCCAGTTCGACCTCGGACCGGCGGCGGCGATGTCGCTGGTCTATTTCCTGATCATCCTGTTGTTGTCGTGGGTGTTCTACACCGTGATGACCAACTACGACGCGGAGCGCTGA
- a CDS encoding ABC transporter ATP-binding protein yields the protein MLELRNVTKTIGAQEHIRDVSLTLQHGSLNVLLGPTLSGKTSLMRLMAGLDAPTSGSVWFDGKDVTGQPVQKRNVAMVYQQFINYPAMTVYENIASPLRVAGVDQARIDKEVRNAAALLKLTPYLDRTPLNLSGGQQQRTALARAIVKNASLVLLDEPLANLDYKLREELRAELPKIFAAAGTIFVYATTEPHEALLLGGNTATLSEGRVTQFGPTVEVFRKPVDLVTARTFADPPLNTIVLSKKGADFLLEGGVKLPVPPELAGIADASYTIGFQPHHLSLERPNASAVPVRAKVTITEITGSESFVHLDFADARWVMLAHGILDFETDDEVEVFIDPRHILVFDHNGRAVTASKLAA from the coding sequence ATGCTGGAACTGAGGAACGTGACGAAGACGATCGGTGCGCAGGAGCATATCCGCGACGTGTCGCTGACGCTTCAGCACGGCTCGCTGAATGTTCTGCTGGGACCGACGCTTTCCGGCAAGACCAGCCTGATGCGGCTGATGGCGGGTCTCGACGCGCCGACGTCCGGCTCGGTCTGGTTCGACGGGAAGGACGTTACCGGACAGCCAGTGCAGAAGCGCAACGTCGCCATGGTCTACCAGCAGTTCATCAACTACCCGGCGATGACGGTTTACGAGAACATCGCTTCGCCGCTCAGGGTTGCAGGCGTGGACCAGGCAAGGATCGACAAGGAAGTGCGCAATGCCGCCGCGCTTCTCAAGCTCACGCCTTACCTCGACCGCACCCCGCTCAACCTCTCGGGCGGCCAGCAGCAGCGCACGGCGCTTGCGCGCGCCATCGTCAAGAACGCCAGCCTGGTGCTGCTCGACGAGCCTCTCGCCAATCTCGACTACAAGCTGCGCGAGGAATTGCGCGCCGAATTGCCGAAGATTTTCGCCGCCGCGGGCACGATCTTCGTCTATGCCACCACCGAACCGCACGAGGCGCTTTTGCTGGGCGGCAACACGGCGACACTTTCGGAGGGCCGCGTCACGCAATTCGGACCGACCGTCGAGGTTTTCCGCAAGCCGGTCGACCTGGTGACGGCAAGGACCTTCGCCGACCCGCCGCTCAACACCATCGTGCTCTCCAAAAAGGGCGCGGACTTCCTGCTCGAAGGCGGCGTCAAGCTGCCGGTGCCGCCGGAACTCGCCGGCATTGCGGACGCCAGCTACACGATCGGCTTCCAACCTCATCATTTGTCGCTGGAGCGGCCGAACGCCAGCGCGGTACCGGTGCGTGCCAAGGTCACCATCACCGAGATCACCGGCTCGGAAAGCTTCGTCCATCTCGACTTCGCCGATGCGCGCTGGGTGATGCTTGCGCATGGCATTCTCGACTTCGAGACGGACGACGAGGTCGAGGTGTTCATCGACCCGCGCCACATCCTGGTGTTCGACCACAACGGCCGCGCCGTGACGGCGTCGAAGCTGGCAGCCTGA
- a CDS encoding ABC transporter ATP-binding protein, with product MARIDVNHIRHSYLPNPRKDSDFALKEVHHTFEDSGAYALLGPSGCGKTTLLNIISGLLHPSHGQLLFNGRDITNLSTQERNIAQVFQFPVIYDTMTVYDNLAFPLRNRRVPEADVDRKVRETLDMIDLASLAKKKARGLTADQKQKISLGRGLVRSDVNAILFDEPLTVIDPHMKWVLRSQLKQLHRRFGYTMVYVTHDQTEALTFADRVVVMYDGEIVQIGTPAELFERPRHTFVGYFIGSPGMNVLPVALEGRTAKLGAQRIELPGVPQTATGKAEAGAVELGIRPEYVRLGRDGMAVQVSKVEDVGRHKVVRANLEGREIAAVIGEDDEVPADPKVRFDPAGINIYADSWRVEMGA from the coding sequence ATGGCGCGCATCGACGTCAATCATATCCGCCACTCCTACCTGCCCAACCCACGGAAGGATTCGGATTTCGCGCTGAAGGAGGTGCATCACACCTTCGAGGATAGCGGCGCCTATGCGCTGCTTGGGCCGTCGGGCTGCGGCAAGACCACCTTGCTCAACATCATTTCGGGATTGCTGCATCCCTCGCACGGCCAGCTTTTGTTCAATGGCAGGGACATCACCAATCTGTCGACGCAGGAGCGCAACATCGCGCAGGTGTTCCAGTTCCCGGTCATCTACGACACCATGACCGTCTACGACAATCTGGCCTTCCCGCTGCGCAACCGTCGCGTGCCGGAGGCGGACGTCGACCGCAAGGTGCGCGAGACGCTCGACATGATCGATCTCGCTTCGCTGGCGAAGAAGAAGGCGCGCGGGCTCACCGCCGACCAGAAGCAGAAGATATCGCTCGGCCGAGGCCTGGTTCGCTCGGACGTCAACGCCATCCTGTTCGACGAGCCGCTGACCGTGATCGACCCGCACATGAAGTGGGTGCTGCGTTCGCAATTGAAGCAACTGCATCGCCGCTTCGGCTACACCATGGTCTATGTCACGCATGACCAGACCGAAGCGCTGACCTTCGCCGACCGCGTCGTGGTCATGTATGACGGCGAGATCGTGCAGATCGGCACGCCGGCCGAACTCTTCGAGCGGCCGCGCCACACTTTCGTCGGTTATTTCATCGGCTCGCCGGGCATGAACGTGCTGCCGGTCGCGCTGGAAGGCAGGACGGCGAAGCTCGGCGCGCAGCGCATCGAGCTTCCGGGCGTGCCCCAGACTGCTACCGGGAAGGCGGAAGCCGGCGCCGTCGAGCTCGGCATCCGTCCCGAATATGTGCGGCTCGGCCGCGATGGCATGGCGGTGCAGGTCTCCAAGGTCGAGGACGTCGGCCGCCACAAGGTCGTGCGCGCCAATCTGGAAGGTAGGGAGATCGCCGCTGTGATCGGCGAGGACGACGAAGTGCCTGCCGACCCGAAAGTCCGGTTCGATCCGGCCGGCATCAACATCTATGCCGATTCCTGGCGCGTAGAGATGGGGGCCTAG
- a CDS encoding DUF2160 domain-containing protein yields MNLDFSWMAWTWPTAAFFGTILLLLCGMAAWEYVSPGGNPRIGVLRFETTRGDRLFLSLLGSAFIHLAWLGLVGPNLWWALALSVVYAIGVFRYV; encoded by the coding sequence ATGAATCTCGACTTCTCCTGGATGGCGTGGACCTGGCCGACGGCGGCCTTCTTCGGAACCATCCTGCTTCTGCTGTGCGGCATGGCGGCCTGGGAATACGTCTCGCCGGGCGGCAATCCGCGTATCGGCGTCCTGCGCTTCGAGACGACGCGCGGCGATCGCCTCTTCCTTTCGCTGCTCGGCAGCGCCTTCATCCATCTCGCTTGGCTGGGTCTGGTTGGGCCCAACCTGTGGTGGGCTCTCGCTCTCTCCGTGGTCTACGCCATTGGCGTGTTCCGATACGTATAG
- a CDS encoding carbohydrate ABC transporter permease, whose protein sequence is MTGANETTRVSETAITEVGSTLSQDEVAKLMRRRGEESRWWWIVPTLYIVVLLLPIYWLINMSFKTNTEIVSSLTLFPHNPTLANYRTIFTDASWYSGYINSITYVVMNMVISVAVALPAAYAFSRYRFLGDKHLFFWLLTNRMAPPAVFALPFFQLYSAFGLIDTYIAVALAHCLFNVPLAVWILEGFMSGVPKEIDETAYIDGYSFPRFFVKIFMPLIASGIGVACFFCFMFSWVELLIARTLTTTDAKPIAATMTRTVSAAGMDWGLLAAAGVLTLIPGAVVIWFVRNYIAKGFALGRV, encoded by the coding sequence ATGACAGGCGCCAACGAGACGACACGCGTGAGCGAAACAGCGATCACCGAAGTGGGCAGCACGCTGTCGCAGGACGAGGTGGCGAAGCTGATGCGCCGCCGCGGCGAGGAATCGCGCTGGTGGTGGATCGTGCCGACGCTCTACATCGTCGTGCTGCTCCTGCCGATCTACTGGCTCATCAATATGAGCTTCAAGACCAATACCGAGATCGTGTCGTCGCTGACGCTGTTCCCGCACAACCCGACGCTCGCGAATTACCGCACCATCTTCACCGACGCATCCTGGTATTCGGGCTACATCAACTCGATCACCTATGTGGTGATGAACATGGTGATCTCGGTGGCGGTGGCGCTGCCGGCAGCCTATGCCTTCTCGCGCTACCGCTTCCTCGGCGACAAGCATCTGTTCTTCTGGCTGCTGACCAACCGCATGGCGCCGCCGGCGGTGTTCGCGCTGCCGTTCTTCCAGCTCTATTCGGCCTTCGGGCTCATCGACACTTATATCGCCGTGGCGCTCGCCCACTGCCTGTTCAACGTGCCGCTGGCGGTGTGGATTCTCGAGGGCTTCATGTCCGGCGTGCCGAAGGAGATCGACGAGACCGCCTATATCGACGGCTACTCCTTCCCGCGCTTCTTCGTGAAGATCTTCATGCCGCTGATCGCCAGCGGCATCGGCGTCGCCTGCTTCTTCTGCTTCATGTTCTCGTGGGTGGAGCTTCTGATCGCCCGCACGCTGACCACGACTGACGCCAAGCCGATCGCCGCAACCATGACCCGCACAGTCTCGGCCGCCGGCATGGACTGGGGCCTGCTCGCCGCGGCCGGTGTGCTGACGCTGATCCCCGGCGCGGTCGTTATCTGGTTCGTCCGTAACTACATCGCCAAGGGCTTCGCCCTGGGGAGGGTGTGA
- the glpD gene encoding glycerol-3-phosphate dehydrogenase, whose translation MDTSPIHDIFVIGGGINGCGIARDAVGRGFSVYLAEMNDLASGTSSGSTKLIHGGLRYLEFYEFRLVREALMEREVLWKNAPHIIWPMRFVLPYAKGLRPAWLIRLGLFLYDHIGGRKLLPATKTLDMASDPAGKPLKPLFRKAFEYSDGWVNDARLVALNARDAADRGAIIRTRTKVVSARRDASIWTVKVQNVLTGDTEEVRARLLVNAAGPWVDHVLQTAVGQNEVHNVRLVQGSHIVVAKKFDDPRAYFFQNKDGRIIFAIPYEEEFTLIGTTDRDYPGDPHDVKISDAEIDYLCAAASEYFAVAVKRSDIVWTYSAVRPLYDDGASKAQEATRDYVLKADGGEGVAPLVNAFGGKITTFRRLAESMLEKIEGFLGKRGKPWTHDAPLPGGDFPATGFDAQVARLKKTYPFLDQRLARRFTRLYGTRAEKLLGLAKSNADLGRNFGADLFEVEVRYLAENEWAVTADDVLWRRTKRGLHFSREQTAALEEFMRGLSSRHVAAAE comes from the coding sequence TTGGACACATCCCCGATCCATGACATTTTCGTCATCGGCGGCGGCATCAATGGCTGCGGTATCGCCCGCGACGCCGTTGGCCGCGGATTTTCGGTTTACCTTGCCGAGATGAACGATCTGGCGAGCGGGACGTCCTCCGGCTCGACCAAGCTTATCCATGGCGGGCTTCGCTATCTTGAATTCTACGAGTTCCGGCTGGTGCGCGAAGCGCTGATGGAGCGCGAGGTTCTGTGGAAGAACGCGCCGCACATCATCTGGCCGATGCGCTTCGTCCTGCCTTATGCCAAGGGCCTGAGGCCCGCCTGGCTGATCCGGCTCGGGCTGTTCCTCTACGATCACATCGGCGGGCGCAAGCTGCTGCCTGCGACGAAGACGCTGGACATGGCGAGCGATCCGGCAGGCAAGCCGCTCAAGCCATTGTTCCGCAAGGCTTTCGAATATTCGGATGGTTGGGTCAATGACGCTCGTCTGGTGGCGCTGAACGCTCGTGACGCCGCCGACCGGGGCGCCATCATCCGCACCCGCACCAAGGTCGTCAGCGCGCGCCGCGACGCCTCAATATGGACCGTCAAGGTGCAGAACGTGCTGACCGGCGACACCGAAGAGGTTCGCGCGCGGCTTCTCGTCAACGCCGCCGGCCCGTGGGTCGATCACGTTCTGCAGACAGCCGTCGGCCAGAACGAAGTCCATAATGTCCGTCTTGTCCAAGGCAGCCACATCGTCGTCGCCAAGAAGTTCGACGATCCGCGCGCCTATTTCTTCCAGAACAAGGACGGCCGCATCATCTTCGCCATTCCCTACGAGGAAGAATTCACGCTGATCGGGACAACCGACCGCGACTATCCAGGCGACCCGCACGATGTGAAGATCTCCGACGCTGAGATCGACTATCTGTGCGCTGCGGCAAGCGAATATTTCGCGGTAGCCGTGAAGCGCTCCGACATCGTCTGGACCTATTCGGCGGTGCGTCCGCTCTATGACGACGGCGCTTCCAAGGCGCAGGAAGCGACGCGCGATTATGTGCTGAAGGCCGATGGCGGGGAGGGCGTTGCCCCGCTTGTCAACGCCTTCGGCGGCAAGATCACGACCTTCCGTCGGCTTGCGGAATCGATGCTTGAGAAGATCGAAGGCTTTCTCGGCAAGCGCGGCAAGCCTTGGACGCATGACGCGCCGCTGCCGGGTGGTGATTTTCCCGCCACCGGTTTCGACGCGCAGGTCGCCAGGCTGAAAAAAACCTATCCGTTCCTTGACCAGAGGCTGGCGCGCCGGTTTACGCGGCTCTACGGCACGCGCGCGGAGAAGCTGCTCGGGCTCGCCAAGTCGAATGCCGATCTTGGCCGCAATTTCGGCGCCGATCTTTTCGAGGTGGAGGTTCGCTATCTCGCCGAGAACGAATGGGCGGTCACCGCCGATGACGTGCTGTGGCGCCGCACCAAGCGCGGCCTGCATTTCAGCCGCGAGCAGACGGCGGCACTGGAAGAATTCATGCGAGGGCTGAGCAGCCGTCACGTCGCGGCGGCGGAATGA